In Silene latifolia isolate original U9 population chromosome X, ASM4854445v1, whole genome shotgun sequence, the following proteins share a genomic window:
- the LOC141620764 gene encoding protein FAR1-RELATED SEQUENCE 1-like, translating to MALADDPGTRKASCSCTLFERTGILCRHIIWIFSANGMKTIPDDYVVNRWTKEYLRLRIFNCNGEGTDNMEINDEKQIAMSIMWSEVHRTLGLLRGKGVTDLESFSAIIRGFKDTLSPLGEVLNKNQQIEKILHCTASEVVTIFLPKNSKNKGSGVVSLTKALALARKPKRKCKNCKIMTNHDKRNCPNPFSAHTPLCEGLSDLEEDEGEKEEELESEEE from the coding sequence ATGGCCTTAGCTGATGATCCAGGTACACGTAAAGCAAGCTGCAGTTGTACACTATTTGAAAGAACCGGCATTCTATGCCGCCATATAATATGGATTTTTTCCGCAAATGGGATGAAGACTATACCAGACGATTATGTTGTAAATAGATGGACGAAAGAGTATCTCCGATTAAGGATATTCAATTGTAATGGTGAAGGGACAGACAACATGGAAATCAATGATGAAAAACAAATTGCAATGTCAATAATGTGGTCGGAGGTTCATCGGACTTTAGGGCTCCTTCGAGGCAAAGGTGTGACTGATCTTGAAAGCTTCTCCGCTATAATTAGGGGATTTAAGGATACGCTATCACCTTTAGGGGAAGTGttgaataaaaatcaacaaatagaGAAAATTTTGCATTGTACGGCCAGTGAGGTAGTGACGATATTCCTACCTAAGAACTCGAAAAACAAGGGTAGCGGTGTTGTCAGCCTAACAAAAGCACTGGCCTTGGCTAGAAAACCCAAACGCAAGTGTAAGAATTGCAAGATAATGACAAATCACGACAAGAGGAACTGCCCTAACCCTTTTTCAGCACACACACCATTGTGCGAGGGTTTGTCTGACCTAGAAGAAGATGAAGGAGAGAAGGAGGAAGAGTTGGAATCGGAAGAAGAATAG